A stretch of Bacteroidota bacterium DNA encodes these proteins:
- a CDS encoding ATP-dependent DNA helicase, whose translation RGLKLIADELKDYPEIEFKWSEPGLHFQVQFIKKDFKKQQELQQELQQELQQELQQELQQELQQELQQELKEQSLYSKVLLAIDYGPLSKKEISLKMEQKAISGQLNTVISKLLHDKLIAWTVPKRPKSSKQQYYITEKGKAFLSLIRQKQ comes from the coding sequence AGAGGATTAAAACTTATTGCGGATGAATTAAAAGATTACCCAGAGATAGAGTTCAAATGGTCGGAACCGGGGTTACACTTTCAAGTACAATTTATTAAGAAGGATTTCAAGAAGCAGCAAGAGTTGCAGCAAGAGTTACAGCAAGAGTTACAGCAAGAGCTACAGCAAGAGCTACAGCAAGAGCTGCAGCAAGAGCTGCAGCAAGAGTTGAAAGAGCAGAGTCTGTACAGTAAGGTGTTGCTTGCTATTGATTATGGACCGCTATCCAAAAAAGAAATATCACTGAAAATGGAACAAAAAGCCATATCAGGACAGCTCAACACAGTGATTTCGAAATTGCTCCACGACAAACTCATTGCATGGACAGTTCCGAAAAGACCTAAAAGCTCAAAACAGCAATATTATATAACAGAAAAAGGGAAAGCATTTCTATCATTAATAAGGCAAAAACAATGA